One part of the Halopenitus persicus genome encodes these proteins:
- the nadA gene encoding quinolinate synthase NadA: MPELKSTSLETDLSLFKYDDLERLPPRYRDLTEAERTERIDAAREALGDDVVILGHNYQRREIVEHADFVGDSYGLSERAAAADAEYVVFCGVTFMAESADVITDDDQTVILPSMEASCPMAGMAEALQVDDAWAELTAAAPDAEIVPVTYMNSYADLKAFCAEQGGLVCTSSNAHEAFEYALDRGDTVLFLPDKHLGENTAHRLGMADEIVEWDPWDPAGADAEAVADASIVLWDGYCQVHERFTADHVAAVRDRHPEANVIVHPECRREVVEAADVVGSTATIREAVAAADPGETWAIGTEIHLANHLDRWHPDVNVVPLCGDACMDCNAMRQVDPNYLTWVLEGLLEDEPRNVIEVADREAELASLAIDRMLEL; the protein is encoded by the coding sequence ATGCCAGAACTCAAATCGACATCCCTCGAAACGGATCTCAGTCTCTTCAAATACGACGATCTCGAGCGGTTGCCGCCGCGATATCGGGATCTGACCGAGGCCGAGCGAACGGAGCGGATCGACGCGGCGCGCGAGGCGCTGGGCGATGACGTGGTGATCCTCGGCCACAACTACCAGCGCCGCGAGATCGTGGAGCACGCCGACTTCGTCGGCGACTCCTACGGGTTGAGCGAGCGCGCCGCCGCGGCCGACGCCGAGTACGTCGTCTTCTGTGGCGTCACGTTCATGGCCGAGTCGGCCGACGTCATCACCGACGACGACCAGACGGTGATCCTCCCCAGTATGGAGGCGTCGTGTCCGATGGCCGGGATGGCCGAGGCGCTGCAGGTGGACGACGCCTGGGCGGAGCTGACCGCGGCCGCGCCGGACGCGGAGATCGTCCCGGTCACGTACATGAACAGCTACGCGGACCTGAAGGCGTTCTGCGCCGAGCAGGGCGGGCTCGTCTGCACCTCCTCGAACGCACACGAGGCCTTCGAGTACGCCCTCGATCGCGGCGACACGGTCCTGTTCCTCCCGGATAAGCACCTCGGGGAGAACACGGCCCACCGGCTCGGGATGGCCGACGAGATCGTCGAGTGGGACCCCTGGGACCCGGCGGGCGCGGACGCCGAGGCGGTGGCCGACGCGTCGATCGTCCTGTGGGACGGCTACTGCCAGGTTCACGAGCGGTTCACGGCCGACCACGTCGCGGCCGTCCGCGACCGCCACCCGGAGGCGAACGTCATCGTCCACCCCGAGTGCCGCCGAGAGGTCGTCGAGGCGGCCGACGTCGTGGGGTCGACGGCGACGATCCGCGAGGCGGTCGCCGCGGCCGACCCCGGCGAGACGTGGGCGATCGGCACGGAGATCCACCTCGCGAACCACCTCGACCGGTGGCACCCGGACGTGAACGTGGTGCCGCTGTGCGGGGACGCCTGCATGGACTGTAACGCGATGCGTCAGGTCGACCCGAACTACCTGACCTGGGTGCTCGAGGGGCTCCTCGAGGACGAGCCGCGGAACGTGATCGAGGTCGCCGACCGCGAGGCCGAGCTCGCGTCGCTGGCGATCGACCGGATGCTGGAGCTCTGA
- the dapA gene encoding 4-hydroxy-tetrahydrodipicolinate synthase: MTTTTPFEGVMPAMTTPFDESNEIDHDQLAANAQYLEAAGVDGLVPVGSTGESATLTHDEHVDVIETVSEAVDDVPVIAGTGSNNTAEALSLSRRAADADADGLLLISPYYNMPEPEGFYEHYTAIADAVDLPQIVYNVPSRTGRSIPVDVTARLAEHENIVGYKAASGDLGLISEVIERTADEEFAVLSGDDGITLPILSIGGTGTISVVANVEPERTCAMVGAALAGDYERARAIHHELSPLCRELFVETNPIPVKEAMSIRDRGRPDVRSPLTRLSAEHRDSLADLLAEYETAVPGESGSLPTEEASR, encoded by the coding sequence ATGACCACCACGACACCCTTCGAGGGCGTGATGCCCGCGATGACGACCCCCTTCGACGAATCGAACGAGATCGACCACGACCAGCTGGCCGCCAACGCGCAGTACCTGGAGGCCGCCGGCGTCGACGGGCTGGTGCCCGTCGGCTCGACCGGCGAGTCGGCCACGCTCACCCACGACGAGCACGTCGACGTGATCGAGACGGTTTCGGAGGCCGTCGACGACGTCCCCGTGATCGCGGGGACCGGCTCGAACAACACTGCGGAGGCGCTTTCCCTGTCCCGGCGTGCGGCCGACGCCGACGCGGACGGCCTCCTGCTCATCTCGCCGTACTACAACATGCCCGAGCCCGAGGGATTCTACGAACACTACACCGCGATCGCCGACGCGGTCGACCTGCCGCAGATCGTCTACAACGTTCCCTCCCGAACCGGCCGGTCGATCCCGGTCGACGTCACCGCCCGCCTCGCCGAACACGAGAACATCGTCGGCTACAAGGCGGCCTCGGGCGACCTCGGGCTGATAAGCGAGGTCATCGAGCGGACCGCCGACGAGGAGTTCGCGGTCCTCTCGGGCGATGACGGGATCACCCTGCCGATCCTCTCGATCGGCGGAACCGGCACGATAAGCGTCGTCGCGAACGTCGAGCCCGAGCGCACCTGCGCGATGGTCGGCGCGGCGCTCGCGGGGGATTACGAGCGCGCCCGCGCGATCCACCACGAGCTCTCGCCGCTGTGTCGTGAGCTCTTCGTCGAGACGAACCCCATCCCGGTCAAGGAGGCGATGTCCATCCGCGACCGCGGCCGGCCGGACGTCCGGTCGCCGCTCACCCGTCTCTCCGCGGAGCATCGCGACTCGCTCGCCGATCTGCTCGCGGAGTACGAGACGGCCGTCCCCGGCGAGAGCGGGTCCCTGCCGACCGAGGAGGCGTCGCGATGA
- a CDS encoding L-aspartate oxidase: MDETTDLLVVGSGIAGCAAALAGARAGANVTVATKASRPEESTSYWAQGGIAVTRDDPAALKRDVLAAGDGASDPEAVDVLVSEADAAVQDVLVETLGVAFDADYGREAAHSEARIRHVDAATGKHLLVPFLEHLRGHEAITILEDTAALGLCTHEGRVHGALLERDGTVTPWFAGATVLATGGIGACYRRSTNPRTATGDGIAMAALAGADVADMEYVQFHPTAFAGGGRDGQDRRGGQDRRGGQDGQDRRGGQDGRNERDEPGGQDESRGTFLLSEAVRGAGAVLRDATGERFMVDRHPDAELAPRDVVARAVADARERTGEVVLDVTPIDFADEFPGLASACADRGVDPESGIPVAPAEHFLCGGIDVDVTGRTSLDRLYAVGECARTGVHGANRLASTSLLEGLVWGRRAGAAAGRAGAENGPEPIAAPDLSDRDPDLPDRFADEKAVRLRRVMESELGIVRDPEGIERARAALRRLKGEVDAYTRTRTSRSLYELRGACVSALLVARAAAANDRSRGCHRLQGGTPADAD; the protein is encoded by the coding sequence ATGGACGAGACCACCGACCTGCTCGTCGTCGGAAGCGGGATCGCGGGCTGTGCTGCCGCGCTCGCCGGCGCGCGGGCGGGGGCGAACGTGACCGTCGCCACGAAGGCGAGCCGGCCCGAGGAGTCCACGAGCTACTGGGCACAGGGGGGCATCGCAGTCACCCGTGACGATCCCGCGGCGTTGAAACGCGACGTGCTGGCGGCCGGCGACGGCGCGTCCGACCCGGAGGCGGTCGACGTACTCGTCTCGGAGGCGGACGCCGCGGTGCAGGACGTCCTGGTCGAGACGCTCGGCGTCGCGTTCGACGCGGACTACGGGCGCGAGGCCGCCCATAGCGAGGCGCGGATCCGCCACGTCGACGCCGCGACCGGGAAGCACCTGCTCGTCCCGTTTCTCGAGCACCTGCGGGGCCACGAGGCGATCACGATCCTCGAGGACACCGCGGCCCTCGGGCTGTGTACCCACGAGGGGCGGGTCCACGGCGCGCTCCTCGAACGGGACGGAACGGTGACCCCGTGGTTCGCGGGCGCCACGGTCCTCGCGACCGGCGGGATCGGCGCCTGCTACCGCCGGTCGACGAACCCACGGACCGCGACGGGCGACGGGATCGCGATGGCCGCGCTCGCCGGCGCCGACGTCGCCGACATGGAGTACGTCCAGTTCCACCCGACCGCGTTCGCGGGGGGCGGGCGGGACGGGCAGGACAGGCGAGGCGGGCAGGACAGGCGAGGCGGGCAGGACGGGCAGGACAGGCGAGGCGGGCAGGACGGCCGGAACGAACGAGACGAACCAGGCGGGCAGGACGAGAGCCGGGGGACGTTCCTCCTCAGCGAGGCGGTTCGTGGGGCGGGCGCGGTGTTGCGTGACGCGACCGGCGAGCGGTTCATGGTCGACCGTCATCCGGACGCCGAGCTCGCGCCGCGGGACGTGGTCGCCCGGGCGGTCGCCGACGCGCGCGAGCGAACCGGCGAGGTGGTCCTCGACGTCACGCCGATCGACTTCGCCGACGAGTTTCCCGGGCTCGCGAGCGCCTGTGCGGACCGTGGGGTCGATCCCGAGTCGGGGATCCCGGTCGCACCGGCGGAGCACTTCCTCTGCGGCGGGATCGACGTCGACGTCACGGGCCGGACGTCGCTCGACCGCCTCTACGCGGTCGGCGAGTGCGCCCGGACCGGGGTCCACGGGGCCAACCGGCTCGCGTCAACGAGCCTCCTCGAGGGGTTGGTGTGGGGACGACGCGCCGGCGCGGCCGCGGGACGGGCGGGCGCCGAGAACGGTCCCGAGCCGATCGCTGCGCCCGACCTCTCCGACCGTGACCCCGACCTGCCCGACCGCTTCGCCGACGAGAAGGCCGTCCGGCTCCGCCGCGTGATGGAGTCGGAGCTCGGGATCGTCCGCGATCCCGAGGGGATCGAGCGGGCCCGGGCCGCCCTCCGGCGGCTGAAGGGGGAGGTCGACGCATACACCCGAACCCGGACGAGCCGGTCGCTCTACGAGCTGCGCGGCGCCTGCGTGTCCGCGCTGTTGGTCGCGCGGGCCGCGGCGGCGAACGACCGGTCCCGTGGCTGTCACCGCCTGCAGGGGGGAACGCCCGCCGATGCCGATTGA
- the dapB gene encoding 4-hydroxy-tetrahydrodipicolinate reductase: MTEGTANDAPLRVAVTGAGGRMGREVIEAAVDREGLAVALAVNRTETEPVAGVAVDPADEFADRLPAVEPDVVVDFTGPDSAVAYAEACAAAGVPLVTGTTGFDDAQLGTLRDAADAIPVLKAANFSRGIAALRRAVREAAAALPAADVEVTETHHNGKRDAPSGTANTLLEDVEDVRADLSPDGRVHGREGDAPRQPGEIGVHARRAGDVTGEHEVLLAGNHEVLELTHRAGDRGVFAAGALDAAVWLADRPAGWYDFGDVIDDA, encoded by the coding sequence ATGACCGAGGGCACCGCGAACGATGCTCCCCTTCGCGTCGCCGTCACCGGCGCCGGCGGCCGGATGGGCCGCGAGGTGATCGAGGCGGCCGTCGACCGCGAGGGGCTGGCGGTCGCGCTGGCGGTCAATCGCACCGAAACCGAGCCCGTGGCCGGCGTCGCCGTCGACCCCGCGGACGAGTTTGCCGACCGACTCCCGGCTGTCGAGCCGGACGTCGTCGTCGACTTCACCGGTCCCGACTCGGCGGTCGCATACGCCGAGGCCTGCGCCGCCGCCGGCGTCCCGCTGGTCACCGGGACCACCGGCTTCGACGACGCCCAGCTGGGGACACTCCGCGACGCGGCCGACGCGATCCCCGTGTTGAAGGCGGCCAACTTCTCGCGGGGCATCGCCGCGCTGCGCCGCGCGGTCCGTGAGGCGGCCGCGGCCCTGCCCGCCGCCGACGTCGAGGTGACCGAGACCCACCACAACGGGAAACGCGACGCGCCCTCGGGCACCGCGAACACGCTCCTCGAGGACGTCGAGGACGTCCGCGCGGACCTCTCCCCGGACGGCCGAGTCCACGGACGCGAGGGCGACGCGCCCCGCCAGCCGGGCGAGATCGGCGTGCACGCCCGGCGGGCGGGCGACGTCACCGGCGAGCACGAGGTGCTTCTCGCGGGCAATCACGAGGTCCTCGAGCTCACCCACCGGGCCGGCGACCGCGGCGTGTTCGCCGCCGGCGCGCTCGACGCTGCGGTCTGGCTGGCCGACCGGCCGGCCGGCTGGTACGACTTCGGCGACGTCATCGACGACGCGTGA
- the nadC gene encoding carboxylating nicotinate-nucleotide diphosphorylase has product MPIERSTVEAWLREDLGHHDVTNHVPGETTGRLVAREAGVVAGLEAAAAVFEYLGVAVTDRLADGDAVEPGAVVLSVSGSARDVLRGERAATNVVAHASGVATRTRRAVTAAREVSESVRIAGTRKTTPGLRGVEKRAIAAGGGDTHRLDLSHMVMVKDNHIAELGLEGAIERVRERASFATLIEVEAEDVATAREAALTGADVVLLDNMAPEAVERAVTALADLEDTADTGSRENFGDVITEASGGITLETVREYAATGVDVVSMGSLTHSAPSLDHSFRTG; this is encoded by the coding sequence ATGCCGATTGAGCGGTCCACGGTCGAGGCCTGGCTGCGGGAGGACCTCGGCCATCACGACGTGACGAACCACGTGCCCGGCGAGACGACGGGCCGGCTCGTGGCCCGGGAGGCTGGCGTCGTCGCGGGGCTCGAGGCGGCCGCAGCCGTCTTCGAGTACCTGGGCGTCGCCGTGACCGACCGGCTCGCGGACGGGGACGCCGTCGAGCCGGGCGCGGTGGTCCTGTCCGTGTCGGGGTCCGCCCGGGACGTCCTGCGCGGCGAGCGCGCCGCGACAAACGTCGTCGCGCACGCGTCGGGAGTGGCGACGCGAACCCGCAGGGCGGTCACGGCCGCCCGGGAGGTCTCGGAGTCGGTCCGGATCGCCGGGACCCGGAAGACGACGCCGGGACTCCGCGGCGTCGAGAAACGGGCGATCGCGGCCGGGGGCGGGGACACCCATCGGCTCGACCTCTCGCACATGGTGATGGTGAAGGACAACCACATCGCCGAGCTGGGTCTCGAGGGAGCGATCGAGCGCGTCCGCGAGCGGGCCTCCTTCGCGACGCTGATCGAGGTCGAGGCCGAGGACGTCGCGACCGCGCGCGAGGCAGCTCTCACGGGCGCGGACGTCGTCCTTCTCGACAACATGGCGCCCGAGGCCGTCGAGCGCGCGGTCACGGCGCTCGCCGATCTCGAGGACACGGCGGACACAGGGAGCAGGGAAAACTTCGGGGACGTGATCACGGAGGCTAGCGGCGGGATCACCCTCGAGACCGTGCGCGAGTACGCCGCGACCGGCGTCGACGTCGTCTCGATGGGGTCGCTGACCCACAGCGCGCCGTCGCTGGACCACTCGTTTCGAACCGGGTGA
- a CDS encoding DUF7342 family protein encodes MSDNTEPSDDHARDAMTRGDRVRAAARTLRTPRSPAWVAEETGVSVKTAQKYLDQLVEDDVLRRIERADRSLYCVDRLMATYREVAALQREHDREELTDVLESMQSEIAAWKTTYDVETPGELRASIADVDDPDEVEERREVAADWEHLDDRIPIVRAALNEYDWASDRDVVPV; translated from the coding sequence ATGTCCGATAACACCGAACCGAGCGACGATCACGCTCGCGACGCGATGACCCGGGGTGACCGGGTACGAGCCGCCGCACGGACGCTTCGAACACCACGGAGCCCAGCGTGGGTCGCCGAGGAGACCGGCGTCTCCGTGAAAACCGCTCAAAAATACCTCGACCAGCTCGTCGAGGACGACGTTCTTCGTCGGATCGAACGGGCGGATCGTTCGCTATACTGCGTCGATCGGTTGATGGCGACCTACCGCGAGGTCGCGGCGCTACAGCGTGAACACGACCGTGAAGAGCTGACCGACGTCCTCGAGTCGATGCAGTCCGAGATCGCGGCGTGGAAAACGACCTACGACGTGGAGACGCCGGGCGAGCTTCGGGCAAGCATCGCGGACGTGGACGACCCCGACGAGGTCGAGGAGCGGCGTGAGGTCGCCGCCGATTGGGAGCATCTCGACGACCGGATCCCCATCGTTCGTGCTGCCCTCAACGAGTACGACTGGGCGAGCGATCGGGACGTCGTGCCGGTGTGA